The following are from one region of the Paenibacillus sp. KS-LC4 genome:
- a CDS encoding substrate-binding domain-containing protein has translation MSVIRRLRRPAMLCIAAMTAALLLGSCTLHRAEDSAIQRENIDISLLLKRLDGDYWNSVVMGAEAASKEFDVTLHISAPEKLGSPEQQLETVKLAMVHHPDAVVFAAGNDEVIAGIVKAGGAARLPLVAIDTESDVGGISSSITIDHYQAGRAAALKMVGLLAGKGSVALLTDGSDDNNQKRREAGIREVLAEESGITVIGSEPCLERYKDCRSVVSTLLNKQQVDGILALNVQAAVAAALEIKQQGLGGGKVKIIAFDSSMELLELLQEDQLQAVLVQNPFSIGYLGIKNAVLALRGEKVPPHVVMEIKLINGDNLFWPENQRLLFPFIQK, from the coding sequence ATGAGCGTAATCCGCAGGCTGCGAAGGCCCGCAATGCTGTGCATTGCGGCTATGACTGCTGCGCTGCTGCTGGGCTCTTGCACGCTGCATCGGGCAGAGGACAGCGCCATTCAGCGTGAAAATATCGACATCAGCCTGCTGCTCAAGCGACTGGACGGCGACTACTGGAACTCCGTCGTCATGGGCGCCGAAGCTGCATCGAAGGAGTTTGATGTGACGCTGCATATATCGGCTCCCGAGAAGCTGGGCAGCCCGGAGCAGCAGCTTGAGACGGTGAAGCTGGCTATGGTGCATCATCCCGACGCAGTCGTGTTCGCAGCAGGCAATGATGAGGTCATTGCGGGTATTGTGAAGGCGGGGGGAGCGGCGAGACTGCCTCTGGTTGCCATTGATACGGAGAGCGATGTGGGCGGCATTAGCTCCAGCATTACGATTGACCATTATCAGGCAGGACGCGCGGCTGCGCTCAAAATGGTGGGGCTGCTTGCTGGTAAGGGAAGCGTAGCTCTGTTGACAGATGGCTCGGATGATAACAATCAGAAGCGCCGCGAGGCGGGCATTCGGGAGGTGCTGGCTGAGGAGAGCGGGATAACGGTAATCGGCAGCGAGCCCTGCTTGGAGCGGTATAAAGACTGCCGAAGCGTTGTCAGCACTTTGCTGAACAAGCAGCAGGTGGATGGTATATTGGCGCTTAATGTGCAGGCGGCTGTTGCTGCCGCGCTGGAAATCAAGCAGCAGGGACTTGGCGGCGGTAAAGTGAAAATTATCGCCTTCGACAGCTCGATGGAGCTGCTTGAACTGCTTCAGGAGGACCAGTTGCAGGCGGTTTTAGTACAAAATCCATTCAGCATTGGCTATCTCGGCATCAAAAATGCCGTGCTGGCGCTCAGAGGGGAGAAAGTGCCGCCTCACGTTGTAATGGAGATCAAGCTGATCAATGGCGACAATTTATTTTGGCCTGAAAATCAGCGGCTACTGTTTCCCTTTATTCAGAAGTAA
- a CDS encoding asparaginase domain-containing protein, which produces MSNLLVIFTGGTIGSKAGAGAISVREAGSYAIIEGYQSGPRYRKSVKLECVQPLNILSENLVPDDWNVLIETIRSTDLSRYDGIIVTHGSDTLAYSAAMLSYIFCDSPLPIVLVASNYPLGDPRSNGLRNFAAAVEFIDGERLKGVYVVYENSAGEAIVYLGTRVTQAVSFTDQLECPYDVHYGMMSEGKLIVNEHPYNPSPQELRSRKPAPSPFAAGKDKLQSGLLYVKPFFGMTYDYFDFGQKAPKAVVHDLFHSGTANTSGSERHSLLAFAEYCAKHSVDLYLCPLKDSSETLYASSVALQQAGVAFIENMSVDAALMKLTLAYSIYNDKQQIREFVMNTPLFYEFVASR; this is translated from the coding sequence GTGAGCAATCTTCTTGTTATTTTCACGGGAGGGACGATTGGCAGCAAAGCTGGCGCGGGAGCGATTAGCGTGCGCGAGGCAGGCTCCTATGCCATCATAGAAGGCTATCAATCGGGCCCCCGTTACCGCAAGTCTGTAAAGCTGGAATGTGTTCAGCCGCTAAATATTCTTAGTGAAAACCTAGTACCGGATGATTGGAATGTGTTGATTGAAACGATCCGCAGCACAGACCTTTCTCGCTATGACGGCATTATCGTGACTCATGGCTCGGATACGCTGGCCTATTCGGCTGCAATGCTGAGTTATATTTTTTGTGATAGTCCCCTTCCGATAGTACTTGTGGCGAGCAACTACCCGCTTGGCGATCCGCGCAGCAATGGACTGCGGAACTTTGCCGCGGCTGTTGAATTTATAGATGGCGAGAGGCTAAAGGGTGTCTATGTCGTCTATGAAAATAGTGCAGGCGAGGCTATCGTGTATTTGGGTACACGCGTTACGCAGGCGGTGTCATTCACTGATCAATTGGAATGCCCGTATGACGTGCATTACGGGATGATGAGCGAGGGCAAGCTGATCGTAAATGAGCATCCTTACAACCCTTCCCCGCAGGAGCTTCGCTCTCGCAAGCCTGCTCCGAGTCCTTTCGCCGCTGGCAAGGATAAGCTGCAATCGGGACTGCTGTATGTGAAGCCGTTTTTCGGCATGACCTATGACTATTTTGATTTTGGACAAAAAGCGCCGAAGGCCGTCGTTCACGATCTGTTCCACTCCGGCACGGCGAACACGAGTGGGAGCGAGCGTCATTCCCTGCTTGCTTTTGCCGAGTATTGCGCCAAGCATAGCGTAGACTTGTATTTGTGTCCGCTCAAGGACAGCTCAGAGACGCTTTACGCGTCGTCGGTTGCCTTGCAGCAGGCGGGGGTAGCCTTTATCGAAAATATGTCGGTGGACGCAGCGCTTATGAAGCTGACGCTTGCTTATTCCATTTATAATGATAAGCAGCAAATTCGCGAGTTTGTCATGAATACCCCGCTCTTCTATGAGTTTGTGGCATCCCGCTGA
- a CDS encoding FAD:protein FMN transferase, whose product MSGRGTIRFRAMNTNVEILLDYAAEERRTTAFYADRARDWFEAVEQRFSRFRPDSEWSRLSRSTGSWVVVSDWVFEVIAAAEHHRALTEGIFDLRILPGLEASGYSQSFEHAAAFQAKAGGAERQRLSLAGELELDYGMKAVKLAEGTGLDAGGIAKSWAVQKLADWLRRSRRVPAGIVNAGGDLYAWNSGSEAAQPAMIDLQHPWEAGAVIGELLLANGAVATSGILGRRWEAGGRSFHHLIDPLTMKPSVSNIVQAAVAGPDAVACEIWAKSLCIGGLDKGIRLMDEHARDFEAVIFMSNGEIVKHGKSRRLGLEWHIPQQLHSTVNAVSAGRRGNGNDSESRVEGVIKSELESIIEREKEELA is encoded by the coding sequence ATGAGCGGGCGGGGGACGATACGGTTTCGGGCGATGAATACGAATGTCGAAATTTTGCTGGATTATGCGGCAGAAGAACGTCGCACAACGGCCTTTTATGCCGACCGCGCTCGCGACTGGTTTGAGGCGGTAGAGCAGCGGTTCAGCCGCTTCCGCCCGGATAGCGAATGGAGCAGGCTTAGCCGCTCGACTGGCAGCTGGGTCGTTGTGTCGGACTGGGTATTTGAGGTTATTGCCGCGGCGGAGCACCATCGCGCTCTGACGGAGGGAATATTCGACCTGCGAATACTGCCGGGGCTTGAGGCATCTGGTTATTCGCAGTCCTTCGAGCATGCGGCGGCGTTTCAGGCGAAAGCGGGCGGTGCGGAGCGGCAGAGGCTGAGTCTGGCTGGCGAGCTGGAGCTGGATTATGGCATGAAGGCGGTGAAGCTCGCCGAAGGAACAGGGCTCGATGCGGGCGGTATCGCGAAGAGTTGGGCGGTGCAGAAGCTCGCCGATTGGCTGAGGCGCAGCAGAAGGGTTCCGGCAGGCATCGTCAATGCCGGCGGCGATTTGTATGCGTGGAATAGCGGGAGCGAAGCCGCGCAGCCAGCAATGATTGATCTCCAGCACCCATGGGAAGCTGGGGCTGTAATCGGGGAGCTGCTGCTGGCGAACGGTGCAGTTGCAACCTCGGGCATTCTGGGCAGGCGTTGGGAGGCGGGCGGCAGAAGCTTCCATCATTTGATCGATCCGCTGACAATGAAGCCAAGCGTCAGCAACATCGTTCAGGCAGCAGTTGCTGGCCCGGATGCCGTCGCCTGCGAAATATGGGCGAAATCGCTGTGCATCGGCGGCCTTGATAAGGGCATTCGGCTAATGGACGAGCATGCGCGAGACTTTGAAGCCGTTATTTTTATGAGCAATGGAGAGATCGTGAAGCATGGAAAAAGCCGCAGACTTGGCTTGGAGTGGCATATCCCGCAGCAATTGCATAGTACGGTAAATGCGGTGTCGGCAGGTAGACGCGGCAACGGCAATGACAGCGAAAGCAGAGTCGAAGGTGTGATTAAAAGCGAGCTTGAAAGCATAATCGAACGCGAGAAGGAGGAATTAGCATGA
- a CDS encoding ferric reductase-like transmembrane domain-containing protein, producing MTEWILSWPTWQMTRVLGIGSYLMLFVGMSLGMLYSYPFVKGPSKARVYNWHIRFTNGGTLLALLHMAVLVIDTYTPFTWSELLIPFTAHDHPVVYGIGTLALYGMLILILTSDLRPKLKRKVWLAIHMLAYPIYLLALFHGILAGTDTQLGLVQFMYGATLIVTVCLLLGRATVKKKPGAVKNRGVAAKG from the coding sequence ATGACAGAATGGATTTTGAGCTGGCCGACATGGCAAATGACGCGGGTGCTTGGTATTGGCTCTTATTTAATGCTGTTTGTTGGCATGTCGCTGGGCATGCTGTACAGCTATCCGTTTGTGAAAGGGCCAAGCAAAGCTCGCGTCTACAATTGGCATATCCGCTTTACGAATGGAGGAACGCTGCTGGCGCTGCTGCACATGGCGGTGCTCGTCATTGATACGTACACGCCTTTTACATGGAGTGAGCTGCTGATTCCTTTTACCGCACATGATCATCCGGTCGTCTATGGCATAGGCACCCTTGCGCTTTACGGCATGCTGATACTCATTTTGACCTCGGATCTACGGCCAAAGCTGAAACGCAAAGTGTGGCTCGCTATCCATATGCTAGCTTATCCGATTTATTTGCTGGCCTTGTTTCATGGTATTTTGGCTGGGACGGACACACAGCTTGGCCTCGTGCAATTCATGTATGGCGCGACGTTAATCGTCACCGTATGCCTGCTTCTGGGGCGGGCAACCGTCAAGAAAAAGCCAGGAGCTGTGAAAAATCGGGGTGTCGCGGCGAAAGGCTGA
- a CDS encoding LTA synthase family protein produces MTLSAPKRLFSTRPIIAFSLIVLFKSYLAWMVVFGSPSWSTLFKEVPFALIVFCLIEWFATKRKLTYYLTANLLITAILFAVLMYYKYYGVIVTSSALKQVNQVTAVSNSVFSLMDPYYLLVFIDVILMFYFLMRKQKARYWKTASQTRLSKKMLTSVFAVSLGLCLFNILPNSASMNEIVKAEQMGILNYEAYTLFGKKEPELVDSSTITQEQINSLKTLEPVATPQLQGAAKGKNLIIIQLESFQNFLIGLTIDGKEITPNMNKLAKDNYYFKHFYQGVGQGNTSDAEFIVNTSYYIPSNGAATQVYAGKILPSLPRVLTENGYDTATFHTNVVEFWNRGELYEALGFNRYYDKAFFGEEDTVFFGASDEVLYKKTAAELAKMDGKDQPFYAQVISMTAHHPFTIPDTKYQMELPERYEGTFVGDYIRAQNYADYALGKFIDDLKQRGLWDDSLIVLYGDHLGLPIYSLDRDDKELMAEIYGYEYSYTDMINIPLVIAPPGITSPKEFDQLGGQVDLLPTISNLLGISLDKQIHFGQDLLNSTSYNLLPQRYYLPTGSFVSSKELFLSGSGYDDGTHHPLAGDGRESAKKTTEDEYNRALELLQLSDSYVGQLPDREPQN; encoded by the coding sequence TTGACTTTATCTGCACCAAAGCGTCTGTTCAGCACCCGGCCTATCATTGCTTTCTCTCTTATTGTTCTTTTCAAAAGCTATCTGGCATGGATGGTTGTATTCGGAAGCCCGTCGTGGAGCACCCTTTTCAAGGAGGTTCCATTTGCCTTAATCGTCTTTTGTCTTATTGAATGGTTCGCAACGAAGCGCAAGCTTACTTATTATTTAACAGCCAATTTACTAATCACGGCCATCCTCTTTGCTGTGCTAATGTACTATAAATATTACGGCGTCATAGTCACCAGCTCTGCCTTAAAGCAGGTCAATCAGGTAACGGCGGTCAGCAACAGCGTATTTTCATTGATGGACCCGTATTATTTACTCGTCTTCATTGATGTGATCCTTATGTTCTATTTTCTTATGCGCAAGCAGAAGGCGCGGTATTGGAAAACCGCCAGCCAGACTCGCTTGAGCAAAAAAATGTTAACTAGCGTTTTCGCGGTATCGCTCGGCTTGTGCTTGTTTAACATTTTGCCGAATAGTGCCAGCATGAACGAGATTGTGAAAGCCGAGCAAATGGGCATCCTGAATTATGAGGCCTATACGCTTTTTGGCAAAAAAGAACCGGAGCTTGTCGATTCCTCCACGATTACGCAGGAGCAGATCAACAGCCTCAAGACGCTTGAGCCTGTCGCCACGCCGCAGCTGCAAGGCGCTGCCAAGGGCAAAAACCTGATTATTATCCAGCTGGAATCCTTCCAAAACTTTCTCATTGGCCTTACTATTGACGGCAAGGAAATTACGCCGAACATGAATAAGCTGGCGAAGGACAACTATTATTTCAAGCATTTCTACCAAGGCGTGGGCCAAGGGAATACGTCCGATGCTGAATTTATAGTGAACACATCCTATTATATTCCGTCAAATGGCGCCGCTACCCAAGTGTATGCGGGCAAGATACTGCCGAGCCTGCCGCGCGTTTTAACGGAAAACGGCTATGATACGGCGACGTTTCATACGAATGTCGTGGAGTTCTGGAACCGTGGCGAGCTGTATGAGGCGCTTGGCTTCAATCGTTATTATGACAAAGCCTTTTTCGGTGAAGAAGATACGGTATTTTTTGGCGCTTCCGATGAGGTGCTTTATAAGAAAACAGCGGCTGAGCTGGCGAAAATGGACGGCAAGGATCAGCCCTTTTATGCCCAAGTTATTTCGATGACCGCTCACCATCCCTTTACGATACCGGATACGAAGTATCAAATGGAGCTGCCTGAGCGCTACGAGGGCACATTCGTCGGCGATTACATTCGCGCCCAGAACTACGCGGACTACGCGCTGGGTAAGTTTATTGACGATCTCAAGCAGCGCGGCTTATGGGATGACAGCCTAATTGTGCTGTACGGCGATCATCTGGGCTTGCCGATTTATTCGCTGGATCGCGATGATAAAGAGTTAATGGCGGAAATTTACGGCTATGAGTACAGCTATACCGATATGATTAATATTCCGCTTGTTATTGCTCCACCTGGCATTACTTCGCCTAAAGAGTTTGATCAGCTAGGCGGACAGGTTGATTTGCTGCCAACGATTTCGAACTTGCTTGGCATTTCGCTGGATAAGCAAATTCATTTTGGCCAGGATTTGTTGAACAGCACCTCATACAACCTTCTGCCACAGCGCTATTATTTGCCAACGGGCTCCTTCGTCAGCAGCAAGGAGCTGTTCCTTTCCGGCAGCGGCTACGATGATGGCACCCATCACCCGCTGGCAGGCGATGGCCGGGAAAGCGCCAAGAAAACAACCGAGGATGAATACAACCGCGCACTGGAGCTGCTCCAGCTCTCCGACAGCTACGTTGGTCAGCTGCCAGACCGCGAACCGCAGAACTGA
- a CDS encoding sugar ABC transporter ATP-binding protein, translating to MPEHPAYVLEMNNISKSFPGVKALDDVTLKLRPGTVHALMGENGAGKSTLMKCLFGIYKPDGGEIMLGGQLVQINSSKDALALGVSMIHQELNPVPQRDVMENIWLGRFPTRGLGPLQFIDHRKMQEETVKLLKDLEMDIHPKQKVGDLSVSKIQSLEIAKAVSFHSKVIVMDEPTSSLTGNEVEQLFRIINELRRRGVSIIYISHKMEEILRISDDVTIMRDGKHVGTWEAKELTIDKIITRMVGRDLSNRYPERTNVPGEVLLRAEGLTSVHPHSFKDVSFELRKGEILGLGGLVGAQRTEVIEALFGMRALKQGSIHLHGKPIKLKAPSDAIRQGIALLTEERRVTGIFPVLTISENTVIANLSRFKTPYGLISNRRISEVSQQSVEKFRVKTPSTKQLIRNLSGGNQQKVLLARWLLTDPEVLLLDEPTRGIDIGAKYEIYSFMIELAKQGKSIIMISSEMPELIGMSDRIIVMREGRISGIVDGKAATEEEIMRLAAQ from the coding sequence ATGCCAGAGCATCCGGCTTATGTGCTAGAGATGAATAACATCTCCAAATCTTTTCCCGGCGTAAAGGCGCTCGACGATGTGACGCTGAAGCTGCGCCCCGGTACGGTACATGCCTTAATGGGTGAAAATGGTGCAGGGAAATCGACGTTGATGAAATGTCTGTTTGGCATCTACAAGCCCGACGGCGGCGAGATTATGCTCGGTGGGCAGCTCGTGCAAATCAACAGCTCGAAGGACGCGCTGGCCCTCGGGGTGTCGATGATTCACCAAGAGCTGAACCCGGTGCCGCAGCGCGACGTCATGGAAAATATCTGGCTCGGACGATTCCCGACCAGAGGTCTAGGGCCTTTGCAATTCATTGACCACCGCAAAATGCAGGAGGAAACGGTGAAGCTGCTCAAAGATCTGGAGATGGATATTCATCCGAAGCAAAAGGTAGGCGATCTGTCCGTATCCAAAATTCAATCGCTGGAAATCGCCAAAGCAGTATCGTTTCATTCCAAGGTTATCGTCATGGATGAGCCGACCTCCTCGCTCACGGGCAATGAGGTGGAGCAGCTGTTCCGCATTATTAATGAGCTACGGCGGCGCGGCGTGTCAATTATTTATATATCTCATAAAATGGAAGAAATTTTGAGGATTTCAGATGATGTTACGATTATGCGCGATGGGAAGCATGTCGGCACTTGGGAAGCGAAGGAGCTGACGATTGATAAAATCATTACCCGCATGGTTGGCAGGGACCTATCGAATCGTTATCCGGAGCGGACGAATGTGCCGGGCGAGGTGCTGCTGCGGGCGGAGGGCTTAACCTCGGTGCATCCGCATTCGTTTAAGGATGTTTCGTTCGAGCTGCGCAAGGGCGAGATTTTAGGACTTGGCGGGCTAGTTGGGGCGCAGCGTACGGAGGTCATTGAAGCGCTGTTTGGCATGCGGGCACTCAAGCAGGGCAGCATTCATCTGCATGGTAAACCAATTAAATTAAAGGCGCCGTCTGACGCTATCCGTCAGGGCATTGCGCTGCTCACGGAGGAACGGCGGGTTACCGGGATTTTTCCTGTGCTGACGATTTCGGAAAATACGGTTATTGCAAACTTAAGCAGATTCAAGACACCTTATGGCTTAATCAGCAATAGACGGATTTCCGAAGTGTCGCAGCAAAGCGTAGAGAAGTTTCGGGTCAAAACGCCATCGACCAAGCAGCTTATTCGCAACTTGTCCGGCGGCAACCAGCAGAAGGTGCTGCTCGCCAGATGGCTGCTGACCGATCCGGAGGTGCTTCTGCTTGACGAACCGACGCGCGGCATTGATATTGGAGCGAAATACGAAATTTATTCGTTCATGATTGAGCTTGCAAAGCAGGGCAAAAGCATCATTATGATTTCCTCCGAAATGCCGGAGCTGATCGGCATGTCCGACCGCATCATCGTCATGCGCGAGGGGCGCATATCTGGCATCGTGGATGGCAAAGCGGCGACAGAGGAAGAAATTATGCGGCTTGCCGCACAGTAA
- the bcp gene encoding thioredoxin-dependent thiol peroxidase encodes MTQVQIGQQVENFTLPASNGTDVSLHDYKGKKLVIYFYPRDMTPGCTTESCDFRDYNGQFKAFNTEVIGISPDDLASHDQFIAAHELPFLLLSDTANQVAEQFGVWKLRSRNGEEFMGIERSTFLIDEEGKLAKEWRSVVVEGHVQEVLEAAKQV; translated from the coding sequence ATGACGCAAGTGCAAATCGGACAACAGGTTGAAAATTTTACATTGCCAGCCTCGAATGGTACGGACGTTTCGCTGCATGACTATAAAGGCAAGAAGCTGGTCATCTATTTTTACCCACGGGATATGACGCCGGGCTGTACGACGGAATCGTGCGATTTTAGAGATTACAATGGACAATTCAAAGCGTTCAACACCGAAGTCATAGGCATCAGCCCAGATGATCTGGCGTCGCATGATCAGTTTATCGCGGCTCATGAGCTGCCATTTCTGCTGCTCTCGGATACCGCTAATCAGGTTGCCGAGCAGTTTGGCGTATGGAAGCTGCGCAGCCGCAATGGCGAGGAGTTTATGGGTATTGAGCGTTCAACCTTTCTAATCGACGAAGAGGGCAAGCTGGCAAAGGAATGGCGCAGCGTCGTCGTTGAAGGCCATGTGCAGGAAGTGCTGGAGGCAGCGAAGCAGGTCTAA
- the mglC gene encoding galactose/methyl galactoside ABC transporter permease MglC translates to MNALEAKGVKHFFSQNAIYIILVLLIVGIAVADPNFIGITTLRDILLQSSTRVIIALGVAFVLITGGTDLSAGRIVGLSAVVSASMLQMSDYPRKFFPNLPELPIIVPIILAIVVGLIFGLINGIIVAKFHVPPFIATLGSMVIVYGVNSFYFDMKPNQSQPIGGLSKEFSKLGTGYIGPNGTYSIPYIVIIAIVVSFIVWVIFNNTRLGKNMYAIGGNIQAANVSGINVSRNLIYIYAIAGALYGLAGVLEAARTGGATNNYGNMYELDAIAACVVGGVSTAGGVGRVRGILAGVLIFSVINYGLTFVGVSPYWQLIIKGMIIVAAVAFDIRKYVAKK, encoded by the coding sequence ATGAATGCACTGGAGGCAAAGGGAGTTAAGCATTTTTTCTCCCAAAATGCGATCTATATTATATTGGTTCTGCTTATCGTCGGCATAGCTGTAGCCGATCCTAATTTTATCGGCATTACGACGCTGCGGGATATTTTGCTGCAATCGTCAACACGGGTCATTATCGCTTTAGGCGTGGCGTTTGTACTCATTACGGGAGGAACGGATTTATCCGCCGGGCGAATTGTTGGCTTGAGCGCCGTTGTCTCGGCGTCGATGCTGCAAATGTCGGATTATCCGCGCAAGTTTTTCCCAAATTTGCCGGAGCTGCCGATTATCGTTCCGATTATACTGGCGATTGTTGTCGGTTTGATTTTTGGCTTGATCAACGGCATTATTGTTGCGAAGTTTCATGTTCCGCCGTTCATTGCGACGCTCGGCTCCATGGTTATCGTGTACGGCGTAAACTCGTTTTACTTCGATATGAAGCCTAATCAGTCGCAGCCTATTGGGGGCTTAAGCAAGGAATTCAGCAAGCTGGGGACCGGGTATATCGGGCCGAACGGCACCTATTCGATCCCGTATATCGTCATTATAGCGATTGTCGTCTCGTTTATCGTCTGGGTTATTTTCAACAACACGCGGCTGGGCAAAAATATGTATGCCATCGGCGGCAATATCCAAGCGGCTAATGTATCTGGCATTAATGTATCGCGCAATTTAATTTATATTTATGCGATTGCTGGCGCGCTGTATGGATTGGCAGGCGTGCTGGAGGCTGCCCGCACTGGGGGAGCTACGAACAACTACGGAAATATGTACGAGCTGGATGCGATTGCGGCCTGTGTCGTCGGGGGCGTCTCGACGGCGGGCGGTGTGGGGCGCGTGCGGGGTATTCTCGCCGGAGTGCTCATTTTCAGCGTCATCAACTACGGTCTGACCTTTGTCGGCGTAAGCCCGTACTGGCAGCTCATTATTAAAGGGATGATTATTGTCGCTGCGGTTGCTTTTGATATTCGCAAATATGTGGCGAAGAAATAG
- a CDS encoding galactose ABC transporter substrate-binding protein, translating into MKKVTAALLIGALAVAAGCSASNGNAGGSEGDQPKVGVAIYKFDDTFMTGVRNAITEAAAGKVQVDIVDSQNSQPTQNDKVDLFITKKVKSMIINPVDRTAAGVIIDKGKAADIPVVFVNREPLADDMAKWDKVYFVGAKAEESGTMSGDLIVDYWKAHPEADKNGDGVLQYVMLKGEPGHQDAELRTKFSVQAIEDAGIKVEKLAEDTAMWDRVKGQEKMAAFIASHGDKIEAVLANNDDMALGAIEALKAAGYFTGDKYIPVVGVDATAPAIQALDEGTLLGTVLNDATNQGKATVELSRVLAAGETPSKENTGFEITDGKYVWIPYQKVTSANKDEVLK; encoded by the coding sequence ATGAAAAAGGTAACAGCTGCGCTGCTGATCGGCGCATTGGCGGTAGCGGCAGGCTGCTCGGCATCCAACGGCAACGCAGGGGGAAGCGAGGGCGACCAGCCAAAGGTTGGGGTAGCGATTTACAAGTTCGACGATACGTTTATGACGGGCGTCCGCAACGCGATTACGGAAGCGGCGGCAGGCAAGGTACAGGTGGATATCGTAGATAGCCAAAACTCACAGCCGACACAAAATGACAAAGTTGACCTGTTTATTACCAAGAAGGTCAAATCCATGATCATTAACCCGGTAGACCGTACAGCAGCGGGCGTCATTATTGATAAAGGCAAAGCCGCGGATATTCCGGTCGTGTTCGTTAACCGCGAGCCTCTAGCTGATGATATGGCGAAATGGGACAAGGTGTATTTTGTCGGAGCGAAGGCGGAGGAGTCGGGCACGATGTCCGGCGATCTCATCGTCGATTATTGGAAGGCGCATCCGGAAGCGGATAAGAACGGCGACGGCGTGCTGCAATATGTCATGCTCAAAGGCGAGCCGGGCCATCAGGATGCCGAGCTGCGGACGAAGTTTTCCGTGCAGGCGATTGAGGATGCAGGCATTAAGGTCGAGAAGCTGGCGGAGGATACCGCAATGTGGGACCGCGTGAAGGGTCAAGAAAAAATGGCCGCGTTCATCGCTTCGCATGGCGATAAAATCGAAGCTGTCCTTGCCAACAACGATGATATGGCGCTGGGGGCGATTGAAGCTCTGAAGGCTGCGGGTTATTTTACAGGCGATAAATACATTCCAGTTGTCGGCGTGGATGCTACCGCTCCTGCTATCCAGGCACTGGATGAAGGCACGCTGCTCGGAACGGTATTGAATGATGCGACGAACCAAGGCAAGGCGACGGTTGAGCTGTCCCGTGTACTTGCTGCTGGCGAGACGCCAAGCAAGGAGAATACAGGCTTCGAAATTACCGATGGCAAATACGTGTGGATTCCGTATCAGAAGGTAACGAGCGCGAACAAGGATGAAGTGTTGAAATAA